A single region of the Hoeflea prorocentri genome encodes:
- a CDS encoding L-serine ammonia-lyase, with translation MFLSVFDVFKIGIGPSSSHTMGPMVAASRFLDEILNGDWPRPSGYSVAGMTVSLHGSLAFTGIGHGTGRAVILGLMGHHPETVDPDAMDGIIAGVEADGKITPPGHPVYTFDPQTDLVFDRKTPLSGHANGMTFNAFDGDGRLLLKRIYYSIGGGFVVTELELEAMRTAKETPVEPGVPFPFHNAAEMLAMAQSSGLSIAEMKRANEETHQTRTALDKGLDGIWSAMSQCIDRGLSRDGVMPGGLNVARRAKAMHEKLQDEWKQNKVNPLLANDWLSVYAMAVNEENAAGGRIVTAPTNGAAGVIPATVRYYTQFHDGSDSKGIHDFILTAAAIGGIIKHNASISGAEVGCQGEVGSASAMAAAGLAAAMGGTPEQVENAAEIALEHHLGMTCDPVGGLVQVPCIERNALGAVKAVTAASLALKGDGTHFVPLDACIETMRQTGLDMNERYKETSEGGLAVNVVEC, from the coding sequence ATGTTTCTGTCCGTTTTCGATGTTTTCAAGATTGGTATCGGTCCGTCCAGTTCACACACGATGGGCCCGATGGTTGCCGCCAGCCGTTTTCTCGATGAAATCCTGAACGGTGACTGGCCGCGTCCGTCCGGCTACAGCGTTGCCGGCATGACCGTCAGCCTGCACGGTTCGCTGGCCTTTACCGGCATTGGGCATGGTACCGGGCGGGCCGTCATTCTGGGTTTGATGGGACATCATCCCGAAACCGTCGATCCGGACGCCATGGACGGCATCATTGCGGGCGTGGAGGCTGATGGAAAGATTACTCCGCCGGGGCATCCGGTATACACCTTTGATCCGCAGACCGACCTTGTATTCGACCGCAAGACCCCGCTTTCCGGCCACGCAAACGGAATGACGTTCAACGCTTTTGACGGTGATGGACGTTTGCTGCTGAAGCGCATCTACTACTCCATCGGCGGCGGCTTTGTTGTCACCGAGCTGGAGCTTGAGGCAATGAGGACTGCCAAGGAAACGCCGGTAGAGCCCGGGGTGCCGTTTCCATTTCACAATGCCGCCGAGATGCTCGCGATGGCACAAAGCTCGGGCCTTTCAATCGCCGAAATGAAAAGGGCGAACGAGGAGACCCACCAGACGCGGACCGCGCTGGATAAGGGGCTTGACGGCATCTGGTCCGCCATGAGCCAGTGCATCGACCGCGGCCTTTCCCGCGACGGCGTTATGCCGGGCGGACTCAATGTGGCTCGGCGTGCTAAAGCCATGCATGAAAAACTGCAGGACGAGTGGAAACAGAACAAGGTCAACCCGCTGCTGGCCAATGACTGGCTGAGCGTTTACGCCATGGCCGTCAACGAGGAGAATGCTGCAGGCGGACGCATCGTCACGGCACCGACGAATGGTGCTGCCGGTGTCATTCCCGCGACGGTGCGCTACTACACGCAGTTTCATGACGGATCTGATTCAAAGGGCATTCATGATTTTATCCTCACCGCCGCCGCCATCGGCGGGATCATCAAGCACAATGCGTCCATATCGGGCGCGGAAGTGGGATGTCAGGGAGAGGTTGGCTCAGCCTCGGCTATGGCTGCCGCTGGACTTGCAGCCGCGATGGGCGGAACGCCGGAGCAGGTCGAAAATGCCGCGGAGATTGCTTTGGAGCATCATCTGGGGATGACCTGTGATCCCGTCGGCGGGCTGGTGCAGGTCCCGTGCATCGAACGCAACGCGCTGGGTGCCGTCAAGGCCGTCACGGCGGCTTCGCTCGCGTTGAAGGGCGATGGCACACATTTTGTGCCACTTGATGCGTGCATCGAAACCATGCGTCAGACCGGCCTTGATATGAACGAGCGCTACAAGGAAACAAGTGAAGGCGGACTTGCGGTCAACGTGGTTGAATGTTGA
- a CDS encoding DUF599 domain-containing protein gives MNTLDFIAAATCFAAWFLFAWSTDRKHSWLPVSLTQVMHVHRARWMENCLRRDLKMIDTSIMASLQQGTGFFASTTLLAIGGCFALLGATDQVLGVLSHLPFSVPADREAFELKVAGLIVIFAYSFFKFGWSLRLFNYCQMLIGAVPMVDDAQADPKHAELCVKRAIAINKLAGKHFNAGFRAIFISLGYIGWFIGPVVFLCSSGLVMLVLARRQYFSAARAALMEGVDL, from the coding sequence ATGAATACGCTCGATTTCATTGCCGCCGCGACCTGCTTTGCCGCCTGGTTTCTGTTTGCCTGGTCAACGGACCGCAAACACAGTTGGCTGCCGGTCAGCCTGACACAAGTCATGCACGTCCATCGCGCGCGCTGGATGGAAAACTGCCTGCGACGCGACCTGAAAATGATTGATACCAGCATCATGGCCAGCCTTCAGCAGGGCACAGGTTTTTTTGCCTCCACAACGCTATTGGCAATCGGCGGGTGCTTTGCGCTCCTGGGAGCCACGGACCAGGTCCTCGGGGTTTTGTCGCACCTGCCTTTCAGCGTGCCGGCCGACCGCGAAGCTTTTGAGCTGAAGGTTGCAGGGCTGATCGTCATCTTCGCTTACTCGTTCTTCAAGTTTGGCTGGTCCCTGCGCCTTTTCAACTACTGTCAGATGCTCATCGGCGCCGTTCCGATGGTCGACGATGCACAGGCAGACCCCAAACATGCCGAACTCTGCGTCAAACGGGCCATTGCGATCAACAAGCTGGCTGGCAAGCATTTCAATGCAGGCTTCCGGGCCATATTCATCTCGCTTGGATATATCGGCTGGTTCATAGGCCCCGTGGTGTTCCTGTGCAGTTCGGGTCTGGTCATGCTGGTTCTTGCCCGAAGGCAATATTTCTCTGCAGCACGCGCCGCCCTCATGGAAGGCGTTGACTTGTAG
- a CDS encoding MerR family transcriptional regulator, translating to MRKYYTITELTREFGVSTRTLRFYEDEGLIHPDRRGRTRLYRAGDRHLIKEILRGRRLGFTIAEIREIIDIYKGPPGELGQLELMMKRVTEKRKQLHQKRQDIEDTLAELDNVDEACLARLAELRVGT from the coding sequence GTGCGCAAATACTACACCATTACCGAACTCACGCGCGAATTCGGTGTATCGACGCGCACCCTTCGCTTTTACGAGGACGAGGGGCTTATCCACCCGGACCGTCGGGGGCGGACGAGGCTCTACAGGGCCGGTGACAGGCATCTGATCAAGGAAATCCTGCGCGGTCGCCGACTTGGTTTCACCATAGCCGAAATCCGCGAGATCATAGATATCTATAAGGGCCCGCCGGGCGAACTCGGACAGCTTGAGCTGATGATGAAACGGGTGACGGAAAAGCGTAAGCAGCTTCACCAGAAACGGCAGGATATTGAGGATACGCTGGCCGAACTCGACAATGTCGATGAGGCCTGTCTTGCCCGCCTGGCGGAGTTGCGCGTCGGAACCTGA
- a CDS encoding branched-chain amino acid ABC transporter permease, giving the protein MEFTGLFFYLVSLLILGGIYALLCLALNIQWGMGGLFNAGIAGFFGVGAYTSAILTTAASGKHLGGFSMPVPIGLVGAAVVAGLTGWAVAKICVRLKSDYLAMASIGIAEILRLVIVNESWLTNGSLGMSRIPRPLADLTTGRMADVVFLGFVWLIVLLVFLASSRLYDSPWGRSLRAIRDNEASASAAGKDVEKFRIQTFVIGCAVMGIAGGLSAHYFRFLSPTATDPLLVTFLVWVMLMAGGSGNNKGAILGALAIWTIWSATEIFTNRLPPEWATRSSFIRMLLVGLLLQVVLQRFRSGLIPEKSPPVRFEEEEPERLKH; this is encoded by the coding sequence ATGGAGTTCACCGGCCTTTTCTTTTATCTCGTCAGCCTGCTGATCCTCGGTGGCATCTATGCGCTGTTGTGCCTTGCGCTCAACATACAGTGGGGCATGGGCGGCTTGTTCAATGCGGGAATTGCCGGCTTTTTCGGCGTCGGCGCCTACACCTCCGCGATCCTTACAACAGCGGCCTCGGGCAAACATCTCGGCGGGTTCTCGATGCCCGTTCCAATCGGTCTTGTTGGCGCGGCAGTCGTTGCCGGATTGACCGGCTGGGCAGTCGCGAAGATCTGTGTCCGTCTCAAAAGCGATTACCTAGCAATGGCCTCTATAGGAATTGCCGAAATCCTGCGCCTCGTCATCGTCAATGAAAGCTGGCTTACCAATGGCAGCCTCGGCATGTCCAGAATTCCACGCCCCCTCGCCGATCTGACCACGGGACGCATGGCGGATGTCGTCTTTCTTGGCTTCGTCTGGCTGATTGTCCTTCTGGTATTCCTTGCCTCTTCGCGCCTTTATGACAGCCCCTGGGGGCGCAGCCTGCGCGCTATCCGCGACAATGAAGCCTCGGCTTCCGCCGCCGGCAAGGATGTCGAAAAATTCCGCATCCAGACCTTCGTGATCGGCTGCGCCGTCATGGGCATCGCCGGTGGGCTGTCGGCTCACTATTTCCGCTTCCTGTCGCCGACCGCGACCGACCCGCTTCTCGTGACGTTTCTCGTCTGGGTGATGCTGATGGCCGGCGGCTCAGGCAACAACAAAGGCGCTATTCTCGGTGCTCTTGCCATCTGGACAATCTGGTCGGCAACGGAAATCTTCACCAACCGCCTGCCCCCCGAGTGGGCAACCCGCAGCTCCTTTATTCGCATGCTGCTCGTTGGCCTTTTACTTCAGGTGGTGCTGCAACGGTTCCGGTCGGGCCTCATTCCTGAAAAATCGCCGCCGGTCCGGTTCGAAGAAGAAGAGCCGGAACGCCTAAAACATTAA
- a CDS encoding heparan-alpha-glucosaminide N-acetyltransferase: MGTARPASQRLVLIDVARGLALLAMAIYHFTWDLEFFGYAPPGMTTQGGWRLFARLIAGSFLFLVGVSLVLAHRKSIRWRPFGMRLAMVAGAALIITAATRIAMPDRFIFFGILHCIAVSSVLGLAFLRLPALLTAAIGVAVILAPPYLASTAFSHGPLLWLGLSVFPVHSNDYVPLFPWFGPVLIGIATTRIAISQNWLETIASLGGGKNPLGKPLSFAGRHSLALYLIHQPVLIGSVYLASLAFPVNQLTSITNNCVLSCAQNNSADFCERFCDCTVKRLAEEDLLETLQTSGNNVGLTPGVQEIVDQCTASTLEANQAE; the protein is encoded by the coding sequence ATGGGAACAGCAAGGCCGGCCAGTCAGCGTCTTGTCCTCATCGACGTGGCGCGTGGCCTGGCATTGCTTGCCATGGCAATCTATCACTTTACGTGGGATCTGGAGTTTTTCGGATATGCCCCGCCCGGCATGACCACACAAGGCGGCTGGAGGCTCTTTGCCCGCCTGATTGCCGGCAGCTTTCTGTTTCTGGTCGGCGTCAGTCTTGTTCTTGCGCACCGTAAATCCATACGCTGGCGTCCCTTCGGCATGAGGCTGGCAATGGTTGCCGGCGCAGCGCTGATTATTACGGCGGCCACGCGTATCGCCATGCCCGATCGGTTCATCTTTTTCGGGATTTTGCACTGTATCGCTGTGTCGAGCGTCCTGGGCCTTGCCTTTCTCAGACTGCCCGCACTGTTGACGGCTGCAATCGGGGTCGCTGTCATCCTTGCACCGCCCTATCTGGCTTCAACCGCCTTCAGTCACGGACCGCTTCTTTGGTTGGGCCTGTCGGTCTTTCCCGTCCACTCCAACGACTATGTGCCGCTGTTTCCCTGGTTTGGCCCGGTGCTGATTGGCATCGCCACCACCAGGATCGCGATATCCCAAAACTGGCTGGAAACGATTGCCTCATTGGGTGGTGGAAAGAATCCGTTGGGAAAACCACTATCTTTTGCTGGCCGCCATAGTCTTGCCCTTTATCTGATTCATCAGCCGGTGCTGATCGGGTCGGTTTATCTGGCGAGCCTGGCCTTCCCGGTTAATCAGCTTACCAGCATAACCAACAATTGCGTGCTTAGCTGCGCGCAAAACAATTCAGCGGATTTTTGCGAGCGCTTTTGCGATTGCACCGTCAAGCGCCTGGCCGAGGAGGATCTATTGGAGACCCTGCAGACCAGTGGCAACAACGTCGGCCTAACACCGGGCGTACAGGAGATTGTGGACCAATGTACTGCTTCGACCTTGGAGGCAAATCAAGCGGAATGA
- a CDS encoding branched-chain amino acid ABC transporter permease, whose protein sequence is MSEFVNFYLFPALTIGSIYALGAVGISMIFGILRFAHFAHGDLMTVGTYGVLAAAALMPVNPLLLIPFGMALTIFSALFVDRFFYRPLRALPTIYTVIASFGIALVFRSLIQLIWGAENQIFSTGVRPPLVLFDTFRVSVLHLQAIVATAIIAVLLHFFLTATKTGRSMRAVADDPELAEVSGLDTAKVVRWTWIIGAALAAVAGTFAALNTSAHPNLGWNLLLPMFAAAILGGIGKPMGAMAGGFIIGMAEELSSYHWIGDSALISPSYKTAVAFVIMIVLLIFRPQGLFKGRLL, encoded by the coding sequence ATGAGTGAATTCGTCAATTTCTATCTGTTCCCCGCGCTGACCATCGGCAGCATCTATGCGCTTGGCGCGGTTGGCATCTCGATGATCTTCGGCATTTTGCGTTTCGCGCATTTTGCCCATGGCGACCTGATGACGGTCGGCACCTACGGGGTTCTTGCGGCCGCAGCGCTCATGCCCGTCAATCCCCTGCTGCTCATTCCCTTCGGAATGGCACTGACGATTTTCTCGGCGCTTTTTGTGGACCGGTTTTTCTACCGCCCGTTACGTGCCCTGCCGACGATCTACACCGTCATCGCATCGTTCGGCATCGCACTTGTTTTCCGCTCACTGATACAGCTCATCTGGGGCGCCGAAAATCAGATCTTTTCGACCGGTGTGCGTCCGCCGCTGGTTCTGTTCGATACGTTCCGGGTTTCCGTCCTGCATTTACAGGCAATCGTGGCAACCGCGATCATTGCCGTTCTGCTGCACTTCTTCCTGACTGCTACCAAGACCGGACGTTCGATGCGGGCGGTTGCAGACGATCCGGAGCTTGCAGAGGTCTCCGGCCTCGACACGGCCAAGGTGGTGCGCTGGACCTGGATTATCGGCGCTGCCCTTGCAGCTGTCGCCGGGACCTTTGCAGCGCTCAACACCAGCGCTCATCCCAACCTCGGCTGGAACCTCCTTCTGCCGATGTTCGCGGCCGCGATTCTTGGCGGCATCGGCAAGCCGATGGGCGCGATGGCCGGCGGGTTTATCATCGGCATGGCGGAGGAGCTTTCATCCTACCACTGGATCGGAGACAGCGCCCTGATCTCACCGTCCTACAAGACGGCCGTCGCCTTCGTCATCATGATCGTGCTGCTGATCTTCAGGCCGCAGGGCCTCTTTAAAGGAAGGCTGCTGTAA
- a CDS encoding DUF1489 family protein, which yields MTLNLVKLCVGVESVEDLQASIDFGLADKKSRGLEEIQYHTTRMVPKRLDELLDGGSLYWVIKGNIQVRQYIVEIRPFTDKADISRCRIVLEPRLVLTQWQPRRAFQGWRYLTVKDAPADLSEANAGLLKLPPELRRELADLGLL from the coding sequence ATGACCTTGAACCTTGTGAAGCTGTGCGTCGGTGTCGAGAGCGTTGAGGACCTGCAGGCTTCGATCGACTTCGGTCTGGCTGACAAGAAGAGCCGCGGTCTTGAGGAAATCCAGTATCACACGACCCGTATGGTGCCGAAGCGTCTCGACGAACTGCTGGATGGCGGTTCGCTCTACTGGGTCATCAAGGGCAACATCCAGGTGCGACAATACATTGTCGAAATCCGGCCGTTCACGGACAAAGCGGACATATCGCGCTGCCGTATTGTCCTGGAGCCGCGCCTTGTCCTGACACAATGGCAGCCACGGCGCGCTTTTCAGGGCTGGCGCTACCTGACGGTCAAAGATGCGCCTGCGGATCTATCCGAGGCCAATGCCGGGCTGTTAAAGTTGCCGCCTGAGCTGCGACGTGAGCTTGCTGATCTGGGTTTGCTTTAA
- the mgtE gene encoding magnesium transporter, with protein MDEQRAHMAASEPAPDRHELYDEDGVIRPDFVARVGAAIADRDTLYLKGHVSGLHESEIGDLIESLQPEQRHALVRLMGNDFDFTALTEVDEAIRRDIVDDLPNEKVAEGIGELDSDDAVYILEDLDEEDQEDILAKLPFTERIRLRRSLDYPEDTAGRRMQTEFVAVPPFWSVGQTIDYMREDEDLPDSFAQIFVIDPTFKLLGTVDLDRILRSKRDIKIETIMHETARPIPAEMDQEEAAQLVEQYDLLSAAVVDENDRLVGVLTIDDVVDVLQEEAEEDIMRLGGVGDEELSDDVASTVRSRFPWLMVNLATAVLASLVIGLFDATIQQMVALAVLMPIVASMGGNAGTQTLTVAVRALATRDLDIYNAARIIRREVSVGFINGVLFAVVVALLTWVWFGSGQLALVIAAAMVINMLSAGIAGIFLPLLLDKLNVDPAIASAVFVTTVTDVVGFFAFLGLAGWWFGLI; from the coding sequence ATGGACGAACAGCGCGCTCACATGGCGGCCTCGGAGCCGGCGCCCGACCGCCACGAGTTATATGACGAAGACGGGGTTATTCGCCCCGACTTTGTTGCGCGGGTCGGCGCGGCCATTGCCGACCGGGACACGCTCTACCTCAAGGGGCATGTCAGCGGTCTCCATGAATCCGAAATTGGCGACCTGATCGAATCGCTTCAGCCTGAGCAGCGCCACGCGCTTGTGCGTTTGATGGGCAATGATTTCGACTTCACGGCGCTGACGGAAGTCGACGAGGCCATCCGGCGCGACATCGTTGATGATCTGCCCAATGAGAAAGTGGCCGAGGGCATCGGCGAACTGGATTCGGATGATGCCGTTTACATTCTGGAAGACCTCGACGAGGAAGACCAGGAGGACATCCTCGCCAAGCTTCCGTTTACCGAACGTATCCGATTGCGGCGCTCGCTCGATTATCCGGAAGACACTGCCGGGCGGCGCATGCAGACGGAATTCGTCGCGGTCCCGCCATTCTGGAGCGTCGGGCAAACCATTGACTATATGCGTGAGGATGAGGATCTGCCGGATTCCTTCGCGCAGATATTTGTAATCGATCCGACGTTCAAGCTTCTCGGGACCGTCGATCTCGACAGGATCCTGCGCAGCAAGCGTGACATCAAGATCGAGACGATCATGCATGAGACGGCGCGCCCCATCCCGGCTGAAATGGACCAGGAAGAGGCAGCCCAGCTCGTTGAGCAATATGACCTTTTGTCTGCCGCTGTCGTCGATGAGAATGACCGGTTGGTTGGCGTTCTGACCATTGACGATGTCGTGGATGTTCTGCAGGAGGAAGCGGAAGAAGATATCATGCGGCTTGGCGGTGTCGGGGATGAAGAGCTTTCCGACGATGTGGCCTCCACCGTGCGGTCGCGTTTTCCCTGGTTGATGGTCAATCTGGCGACAGCTGTTCTGGCTTCCCTCGTCATTGGTCTTTTCGACGCCACCATTCAGCAGATGGTGGCCCTTGCCGTCCTGATGCCGATCGTTGCGTCGATGGGAGGCAATGCAGGCACTCAGACCTTGACCGTTGCCGTGCGCGCGCTCGCAACACGCGATCTCGACATCTACAACGCTGCCAGGATCATTCGCCGTGAGGTCTCGGTTGGCTTTATCAACGGTGTCTTGTTTGCGGTCGTCGTGGCGCTGCTGACCTGGGTCTGGTTCGGGAGCGGTCAGCTTGCGTTGGTGATCGCAGCCGCCATGGTCATCAATATGCTGTCAGCCGGGATCGCCGGAATATTCCTGCCCTTGTTGCTCGACAAGCTGAATGTCGATCCGGCGATTGCGTCCGCCGTTTTTGTGACCACGGTGACCGATGTCGTCGGGTTCTTTGCGTTTCTTGGCCTTGCCGGCTGGTGGTTCGGCCTGATTTGA
- a CDS encoding methyltransferase family protein, with amino-acid sequence MYCFDLGGKSSGMNAYRARPSNMPWPPIITAAAAVLAVLFGMVVTLPLPDLAALRSIGVLFVLSAIGIDVWAALTLRAAHTTILPTRKSNHLVTTGPFAVSRNPIYCGYLLFLIGLGLIFASAWFLVFAAAAALIIQRYAIEREELHLLAVFGAEFEAYCSRVRRWL; translated from the coding sequence ATGTACTGCTTCGACCTTGGAGGCAAATCAAGCGGAATGAACGCCTATCGCGCACGACCAAGCAACATGCCGTGGCCACCCATTATCACGGCGGCGGCCGCTGTTCTTGCTGTCCTGTTTGGAATGGTGGTGACATTGCCCTTGCCGGACCTTGCAGCTCTAAGGTCGATCGGCGTACTTTTCGTACTTTCGGCAATCGGTATCGATGTCTGGGCGGCACTTACTCTGCGCGCCGCGCACACGACAATTCTGCCGACACGCAAGTCAAACCATCTTGTAACGACCGGCCCCTTCGCCGTCAGCCGCAATCCGATCTATTGCGGCTACCTGCTTTTCCTGATCGGCCTCGGCCTGATTTTCGCCAGCGCGTGGTTTCTCGTGTTCGCAGCAGCGGCAGCATTGATCATCCAGCGCTATGCGATTGAGCGTGAGGAGCTCCACTTGCTCGCCGTCTTCGGTGCGGAGTTTGAAGCCTATTGCAGCCGGGTCCGGCGCTGGCTGTAA
- a CDS encoding threonine ammonia-lyase: MSETGETVDLRLIEDAAERLNGLIVRTPLLESAQLNEVLGMRLLFKPECLQRTGSFKFRGAYTKLSRISPDRRKKGVVAYSSGNHAQGVAAAARFLGMEATILMPSDAPRIKIDSTRSYGARVVFFERHRDDRRALAEELVASSGATLVPPFDDPDIISGQGTAGLEITRQADYMNIGVDDVICPVGGGGLLSGIATAVKARMPLAKIWCAEPEGYDDVVQSISAGQRISVETGKPTLCDSIATPQPGEITFEIIKRLVSGGFVVSDRDVTNAVGALFDRLKLVVEPGGSAAFAAVVKERERFQNRTVVVVLSGGNVDRDQFATILIEADGAWPA, from the coding sequence ATGAGCGAAACTGGTGAAACCGTTGATCTCAGACTGATAGAAGATGCCGCGGAGCGGCTCAACGGTCTGATCGTCCGCACGCCGCTTCTGGAGTCCGCTCAGCTTAACGAGGTGCTTGGAATGCGCCTTTTGTTCAAGCCGGAGTGTCTTCAACGGACCGGTTCGTTCAAGTTTCGCGGTGCCTATACAAAACTGTCCCGCATCTCGCCGGATCGGCGAAAAAAGGGTGTGGTTGCCTATTCATCTGGAAACCATGCGCAAGGTGTTGCCGCGGCCGCTCGGTTTCTTGGAATGGAGGCAACCATTCTCATGCCCAGCGACGCGCCGCGCATAAAAATAGACAGTACACGCAGCTATGGTGCGCGCGTTGTGTTCTTTGAGCGGCATCGCGACGACCGTCGCGCCCTGGCGGAAGAGCTGGTTGCTTCGAGCGGCGCAACACTTGTGCCGCCATTCGATGACCCCGATATCATTTCCGGGCAGGGAACAGCCGGCCTCGAGATAACCCGGCAGGCGGACTATATGAATATCGGCGTGGACGATGTGATTTGTCCCGTTGGAGGCGGCGGATTGTTGTCGGGGATTGCGACTGCTGTCAAAGCCCGCATGCCGCTGGCGAAAATCTGGTGTGCGGAGCCGGAAGGCTATGACGATGTCGTACAGTCGATATCCGCCGGGCAGAGAATATCCGTTGAAACCGGTAAGCCTACCCTTTGCGATTCCATCGCAACGCCGCAACCGGGCGAAATCACGTTTGAGATTATCAAAAGGCTCGTCTCTGGCGGGTTTGTCGTGTCGGACCGGGACGTCACAAACGCGGTTGGCGCACTCTTCGATCGATTGAAGCTCGTTGTTGAGCCGGGTGGCAGTGCTGCTTTTGCAGCCGTCGTCAAAGAACGCGAACGCTTTCAAAACAGAACGGTCGTCGTCGTTTTGTCCGGCGGCAATGTGGATCGTGATCAATTCGCGACAATACTGATCGAGGCCGATGGGGCGTGGCCGGCATAA
- a CDS encoding ABC transporter ATP-binding protein — MTEQLCVKGLTAGYGGPPIIEDISLSVEPGEIAVVLGPNGAGKSTLLKTIFALTTVSAGSILLGERELTGCRTSVLVPLGVSAVPQSKNIFPSMTVDENLDVGTYAAPPPDKDATREKVLSLFPDLKGKLNQPAGELSGGQRQMVAMGRALMSEPKLVLLDEPTAGLSPAYLERIFDLLLDIRQTGITILMVEQNARQALQIADHGHILVNGRNHASGTGKELLADEDIRRLFLGGTAA; from the coding sequence ATGACCGAGCAGCTTTGCGTAAAAGGCCTGACGGCAGGCTATGGCGGCCCGCCCATCATTGAAGACATTTCCTTGAGCGTGGAACCTGGAGAAATAGCGGTGGTTCTCGGCCCGAACGGAGCCGGAAAATCAACACTGCTGAAAACCATATTCGCGCTTACAACGGTGTCCGCAGGTTCCATTCTGCTCGGCGAGCGCGAACTGACGGGTTGCAGGACATCCGTGCTCGTGCCGCTCGGAGTTTCGGCGGTCCCCCAAAGCAAAAACATCTTTCCATCCATGACAGTGGATGAGAACCTCGATGTGGGAACCTATGCCGCTCCGCCGCCGGACAAGGATGCCACCCGGGAGAAGGTCCTGTCCCTCTTTCCCGATCTCAAAGGAAAGCTGAACCAGCCCGCAGGCGAGCTCTCGGGCGGACAAAGGCAAATGGTGGCAATGGGCCGGGCGCTGATGAGCGAACCGAAGCTCGTCTTGCTGGACGAGCCGACAGCGGGGCTTTCGCCCGCATATCTGGAGCGCATATTCGACCTCCTGCTCGACATTCGCCAGACCGGCATCACCATATTGATGGTCGAGCAAAACGCCCGGCAGGCTCTGCAAATAGCCGACCATGGCCATATTCTCGTAAACGGGCGCAACCACGCCAGCGGAACCGGTAAGGAATTGCTGGCCGATGAAGACATTCGCCGCCTGTTTCTCGGAGGCACCGCGGCATGA
- a CDS encoding DMT family transporter translates to MFLVALTALIWASSFIAIKVAVPETGPYWLAASRVAIGFLVLLPYAVWKGIILPKTGRVWLLVLGMSMLNVVVPFLLISWAELSIDAGVTSLLMGTGPFFALLGSHIFTNDDKLTTGKLIGVACGFGGVLVIVGFDALAGLGRTNLLAQFACFLASLCYVIAGLILRKIDIPPGRLACLALGISTAILCVLAYLSDGLPDVQLSMQSTVALIYLGLIPTGLAYIMRFYLIRKIGYSAFAMGLNLIPVFGVLLGVVLLGETLSIRILLALLLIVCGLFIARIEPRKRMPGKTVND, encoded by the coding sequence TTGTTTCTTGTTGCCCTCACAGCACTGATCTGGGCCTCCTCCTTCATCGCAATCAAGGTGGCAGTGCCGGAGACCGGCCCGTACTGGCTTGCGGCAAGCCGTGTCGCCATCGGCTTTCTGGTGCTGCTGCCCTACGCAGTCTGGAAAGGCATCATCCTGCCAAAAACCGGTCGTGTCTGGCTGCTGGTGCTGGGCATGTCGATGCTCAATGTCGTCGTGCCGTTTCTTTTGATCTCATGGGCGGAACTGTCGATCGACGCGGGCGTAACATCGCTTCTCATGGGCACCGGCCCGTTTTTTGCATTGCTTGGAAGCCACATCTTCACAAATGATGACAAGCTAACCACCGGCAAACTGATCGGCGTTGCATGCGGCTTTGGCGGCGTGCTGGTCATTGTCGGCTTCGATGCCCTGGCCGGCCTCGGCAGGACCAATCTTCTTGCCCAGTTCGCCTGTTTCCTGGCCTCCCTGTGCTACGTCATTGCCGGTCTGATCCTGCGCAAGATCGACATACCGCCCGGGCGGCTGGCCTGTCTTGCCCTTGGCATTTCAACGGCGATTTTGTGTGTGCTTGCCTATTTGAGTGATGGTCTGCCGGATGTTCAGCTAAGCATGCAGAGCACGGTCGCGCTGATTTACCTTGGACTCATACCTACTGGCCTTGCCTACATCATGCGGTTTTACCTTATACGAAAAATCGGATATTCGGCCTTTGCAATGGGTCTTAATCTGATCCCGGTTTTCGGTGTACTGCTTGGTGTCGTGTTACTGGGCGAAACACTGTCGATTCGCATATTGCTGGCTTTGTTGCTTATCGTTTGCGGCCTGTTCATCGCCCGGATAGAGCCAAGGAAACGCATGCCGGGAAAGACCGTCAATGACTGA